From a single Thalassospira sp. ER-Se-21-Dark genomic region:
- a CDS encoding polymer-forming cytoskeletal protein, translated as MFSKASKTTQTTNKSGSHGAEKKGGLSVINADLRVTGDLISESDVQVDGSVNGDIRTRTLTIGQSGEVRGEIVADKIRICGTVIGQVRAKDVSLSDTARMIGDILHESLSIEPGAHIEGHCRRIESAADEGGLTVIQAGQVVAANVKKENK; from the coding sequence ATGTTTTCAAAAGCGAGCAAGACGACACAAACAACGAATAAAAGTGGTTCACACGGCGCCGAGAAAAAGGGTGGCCTGTCGGTCATCAATGCCGATCTTCGTGTGACGGGTGATCTGATTTCGGAATCCGATGTTCAGGTTGATGGTTCGGTCAATGGCGATATTCGCACACGGACCCTGACCATCGGTCAAAGCGGCGAAGTCCGCGGCGAAATCGTTGCCGATAAAATCCGCATTTGCGGCACCGTTATCGGTCAGGTCCGGGCAAAGGATGTTTCCCTTTCCGATACCGCCCGCATGATCGGTGACATTCTTCATGAAAGCCTTTCCATCGAGCCGGGTGCCCATATCGAAGGCCATTGCCGTCGCATCGAAAGTGCTGCCGACGAAGGCGGCCTGACGGTGATCCAGGCGGGGCAGGTGGTTGCGGCCAACGTAAAGAAAGAAAACAAATAA
- a CDS encoding type II toxin-antitoxin system RatA family toxin → MPTHAERRKLPYTPEQLFDLVADIDSYSEFLPWCVASRVRKREGNVLKADLVIGFKMFREKYTSKVTLQRPDRVDVEYLQGPFKYLNNHWVFEEDEDGGTSLDFFVDFEFRSALLQKMIGVVFNEAVKMMVGAFETRAREVYGEPNLPTSENQA, encoded by the coding sequence GTGCCGACGCATGCAGAGCGCAGGAAACTGCCCTATACGCCGGAACAACTCTTTGATCTCGTTGCGGATATCGATTCCTATTCGGAGTTCCTTCCGTGGTGTGTCGCATCGCGGGTGCGCAAGCGTGAAGGCAATGTGCTTAAGGCGGATCTTGTGATCGGCTTTAAGATGTTTCGCGAAAAATACACATCGAAAGTCACCCTGCAGCGCCCGGACCGGGTCGATGTTGAATATCTGCAGGGGCCGTTCAAGTATCTCAACAATCACTGGGTGTTTGAAGAGGATGAGGACGGCGGTACGTCGCTTGATTTCTTTGTCGATTTCGAGTTTCGATCAGCCCTGTTGCAGAAAATGATCGGCGTTGTGTTTAACGAAGCCGTCAAAATGATGGTGGGGGCGTTTGAAACCCGTGCGCGCGAAGTGTATGGTGAGCCGAACTTGCCGACATCGGAAAATCAGGCCTGA
- a CDS encoding haloacid dehalogenase type II, with translation MSDNALSSCRAFVFDAYGTLFDVGSAVAKLRDSVGDEADRLSTLWRQKQLEYTWLRSLMGDFADFWTVTGDALDYALDQIGKKDPVLRAKLMETYLSLDTFPEVVETLKTLKSQGHKLAILSNGAKHMLISAAKSSGILSLFDQIICVDDLKTYKPHPDVYQLAVDKLEVEPAEISFQSSNGWDIAGAGHFGFRTAWINRAHSPAERLSHTADVVLNGLDELLPLVGEPQKA, from the coding sequence ATGTCCGATAACGCACTGTCTTCCTGCCGTGCTTTTGTTTTCGATGCCTATGGCACCCTGTTTGATGTCGGTTCCGCCGTCGCCAAATTGCGCGACAGCGTCGGCGACGAGGCAGATCGCCTTTCAACGCTTTGGCGACAAAAGCAACTTGAATACACCTGGTTGCGCAGTCTGATGGGGGACTTTGCCGATTTCTGGACCGTGACCGGCGATGCGCTCGATTACGCACTTGATCAGATTGGCAAAAAGGATCCGGTGCTGCGCGCCAAGCTGATGGAAACCTATCTGTCGCTTGATACCTTCCCCGAAGTGGTCGAAACGCTGAAAACGCTGAAAAGTCAGGGCCACAAGCTTGCGATCCTGTCCAATGGTGCCAAGCATATGCTGATCTCGGCGGCCAAATCGTCGGGCATTCTGTCGCTGTTTGATCAGATCATCTGTGTCGATGATCTTAAAACCTACAAACCGCATCCGGATGTCTATCAGCTTGCCGTCGACAAGCTTGAAGTCGAACCGGCCGAGATTTCATTCCAGTCGTCAAACGGCTGGGATATTGCCGGGGCCGGGCATTTCGGGTTCCGCACCGCCTGGATCAATCGCGCGCACAGCCCGGCCGAACGCCTGTCGCATACCGCCGATGTGGTGCTGAACGGCCTTGACGAGTTGCTGCCACTGGTTGGCGAACCGCAAAAAGCATAA
- a CDS encoding M23 family metallopeptidase gives MSAFERIRRLVDKWFPDRQLLIRSNDSVYQLRLGKYAQVALASFGAAAITWTVGVTGYSWYLDQRLTMREEQLFRSELSYNRLIARVTESQRRFGEITSQMEDTHRNLLSMAEKNLQLQARVQDYTSKLADSEKEKVRISSLRTSMDNQMNALQGQIDGITNRNLALRDELETVETVMSRVMRERDQALQRSKKLQGELSEARQRIADLHSIQQQAMQRVAQTADTTILELENVLEMTGLQPETFVLPPMKPQQPGVGGPFVAFEPEHPQDEEFVNTALALNDRMDHLANLHDRIKKTPIGEPAAKYYLSSSFGKRKDPINGRWAFHSGVDLAGPIKTPILATAPGKVVHAGWSGKYGKMVEVDHGNGIRTRYGHLYKVLVKKGDEVQYQDHIALMGSTGRSTGSHVHYEVLVNNKPVNPVKFIEAGRYVFKSEQDDTNNE, from the coding sequence ATGTCGGCGTTTGAACGCATTCGTCGGTTGGTGGATAAATGGTTTCCGGATCGGCAGTTGCTTATCCGTTCCAATGATTCCGTTTACCAGCTTCGGCTTGGAAAATACGCGCAGGTCGCACTGGCCTCATTCGGGGCAGCAGCCATAACCTGGACGGTCGGCGTTACAGGTTATAGCTGGTACCTAGATCAGCGCCTTACAATGCGTGAAGAGCAGCTTTTCAGAAGCGAGCTGTCGTACAACCGTCTGATCGCCCGGGTTACCGAAAGTCAGCGCCGTTTTGGCGAGATTACATCCCAGATGGAAGATACCCATCGTAATCTGTTGTCGATGGCTGAAAAGAACCTGCAGCTTCAGGCGCGGGTACAGGATTATACCTCCAAGCTTGCTGATAGCGAGAAGGAGAAAGTCCGGATTTCATCGCTTCGCACGTCGATGGATAACCAGATGAATGCGTTGCAGGGCCAGATTGACGGGATCACCAACCGCAACCTTGCACTGCGCGACGAGTTGGAAACGGTTGAAACCGTCATGTCGCGTGTGATGCGTGAACGTGATCAGGCTTTGCAGCGGTCCAAAAAGCTTCAGGGTGAACTGAGCGAAGCGCGTCAGCGTATTGCTGATCTGCACTCGATCCAGCAACAAGCCATGCAGCGGGTGGCCCAGACGGCAGATACCACCATTCTCGAGCTTGAGAATGTGCTTGAAATGACCGGCCTGCAGCCGGAAACATTTGTTCTGCCGCCGATGAAGCCGCAGCAGCCCGGTGTTGGTGGTCCGTTCGTGGCGTTCGAGCCTGAACACCCGCAGGACGAGGAATTTGTCAATACGGCGTTGGCGCTGAATGATCGTATGGATCACCTTGCCAACCTGCATGACAGGATCAAGAAGACGCCAATCGGGGAACCGGCGGCGAAATACTATCTATCGAGCTCGTTCGGTAAACGAAAAGACCCGATCAATGGTCGCTGGGCTTTTCATTCCGGTGTTGATCTTGCCGGACCGATCAAGACACCAATTCTTGCAACCGCACCGGGCAAAGTGGTGCATGCGGGATGGAGTGGCAAATACGGGAAGATGGTCGAAGTTGATCACGGAAACGGTATTCGAACCCGTTATGGCCACCTATACAAGGTCCTCGTAAAGAAGGGCGACGAAGTGCAGTACCAGGACCATATCGCCTTGATGGGAAGCACGGGCCGCAGTACCGGTAGCCATGTGCATTATGAAGTTCTGGTCAATAATAAGCCGGTCAATCCTGTAAAATTTATTGAGGCGGGACGTTATGTTTTCAAAAGCGAGCAAGACGACACAAACAACGAATAA
- the lipA gene encoding lipoyl synthase, producing the protein MSTAPSEQKPVRHPEKQKRPDRPSGRKPSWIRVKAPTSKGYQETRDLARGLNLHTVCEEAACPNIGECWQKKHASFMIMGDTCTRACSFCNVKTGMPNALDPFEPENLAMAVADMQLKHVVITSVDRDDLADGGAAHFARVIEAIRHKSPETTIEILTPDFRDKPGAVEIVAKARPDVFNHNLETVPRLYTNIRPGARYYQSLRILDRVKQIDPTIFTKSGLMVGLGEERKELAQVMDDLRVADVDFLTIGQYLQPTLKHEPVHKFVTPDEFNEYASMARGKGFLMVSATPLTRSSYHADRDFEQLREAREKKLAAADAAKAKAEQTVTAAQ; encoded by the coding sequence ATGTCGACGGCGCCCAGCGAACAGAAACCCGTTCGTCACCCGGAAAAACAGAAACGGCCAGATCGCCCATCGGGGCGCAAACCGTCCTGGATCAGGGTCAAGGCTCCGACCTCCAAGGGGTATCAGGAAACCCGCGACCTTGCGCGTGGTCTGAACCTTCATACCGTGTGTGAAGAAGCCGCATGCCCGAATATCGGCGAATGCTGGCAGAAGAAACACGCATCCTTCATGATCATGGGCGATACCTGTACGCGTGCATGTTCGTTCTGTAACGTCAAAACCGGTATGCCGAACGCGCTTGACCCGTTCGAGCCGGAAAACCTGGCGATGGCGGTTGCCGACATGCAGCTTAAGCATGTTGTGATCACGTCTGTTGACCGTGATGATCTGGCCGATGGCGGGGCAGCGCATTTTGCCCGCGTGATCGAAGCGATCCGTCACAAGTCGCCGGAAACCACGATTGAAATCCTGACCCCGGACTTCCGTGACAAGCCGGGTGCGGTTGAAATCGTTGCCAAGGCCCGTCCGGACGTGTTCAACCACAATCTTGAAACCGTGCCGCGGCTTTATACCAATATCCGTCCGGGTGCGCGCTATTACCAGTCGCTGCGTATTCTTGATCGCGTCAAACAGATTGACCCGACGATCTTTACCAAATCCGGCCTGATGGTTGGTCTGGGTGAGGAACGCAAGGAACTGGCACAGGTGATGGATGACCTGCGCGTGGCCGATGTCGACTTCCTGACGATTGGCCAGTATCTGCAGCCGACCCTTAAGCACGAGCCGGTCCACAAGTTTGTGACACCTGATGAATTCAACGAATATGCATCGATGGCACGTGGCAAGGGCTTCTTGATGGTGTCAGCAACGCCGCTAACACGGTCGAGCTATCACGCGGACCGCGATTTCGAGCAGCTTCGTGAAGCGCGCGAGAAGAAGCTGGCAGCTGCCGATGCGGCCAAAGCCAAGGCGGAACAGACCGTAACGGCGGCACAGTAA
- the lpdA gene encoding dihydrolipoyl dehydrogenase, producing MADNNFDVIVIGAGPGGYVTAIRAAQLGLKTAVVEREHVGGICLNWGCIPTKALLRSAEVYRNMHHAKDYGLSCEKPSFDLDAVIQRSRGVSKQLAGGVGHLLKKNKVTVINGEAKFDGPKKIVVEGKDKGTYTAKNYIIATGARARSLPGLEADGKVVWDYKKAMTPDKMPKSLVVVGSGAIGIEFASFYHTMGADVTVVEIMPQIMPVEDKEVAGLAQKMMTKDGMKILTEAKVANLKRNSDNVVVTVETKDGKKQELTVDRVISAVGVIGNTEGLGLETTKVKVDRNVIDTDEYSATAEPGIYAIGDVAGPPMLAHKAEHEGVICIEKIAGVKGVHPLDPRKIPGCTYCHPQVASVGLTEAKAKEAGYEVKVGKFPFIGNGKAVALGEAEGLVKTVFDAKTGELLGAHMVGAEVTELIQGFVVAMGLETTEEDLMHTVFPHPTLSEMMHESVLDAYGRAIHF from the coding sequence ATGGCGGATAACAATTTCGACGTAATCGTGATTGGCGCAGGCCCGGGTGGTTATGTAACCGCAATCCGTGCGGCCCAGCTTGGCCTGAAAACGGCTGTTGTCGAACGTGAACATGTTGGCGGTATTTGCCTGAACTGGGGCTGCATCCCGACCAAGGCGCTGCTGCGTTCGGCCGAAGTTTATCGCAACATGCACCACGCAAAGGATTATGGTCTTTCATGTGAAAAGCCGTCCTTTGATCTGGATGCAGTGATTCAGCGTTCGCGCGGTGTTTCCAAGCAGCTTGCCGGTGGTGTTGGTCATTTGCTGAAAAAGAACAAGGTGACCGTGATCAACGGTGAAGCCAAGTTCGACGGCCCGAAAAAGATCGTGGTCGAAGGCAAGGACAAGGGCACCTATACCGCGAAGAATTATATCATCGCGACCGGTGCGCGCGCCCGTTCACTGCCGGGTCTTGAGGCCGACGGCAAGGTTGTCTGGGACTACAAAAAGGCGATGACGCCTGACAAGATGCCCAAAAGCCTTGTTGTAGTGGGGTCCGGTGCCATCGGGATCGAGTTTGCCAGCTTCTATCACACCATGGGTGCGGATGTGACCGTGGTGGAAATCATGCCGCAGATCATGCCGGTTGAAGACAAGGAAGTCGCTGGCCTGGCGCAGAAGATGATGACCAAGGACGGGATGAAAATCCTGACCGAAGCCAAGGTCGCGAACCTTAAGCGCAATTCCGATAACGTTGTTGTCACGGTGGAAACCAAGGACGGCAAGAAACAGGAATTGACCGTTGATCGTGTAATTTCGGCCGTTGGTGTGATCGGCAATACAGAAGGTCTTGGTCTTGAAACCACCAAGGTCAAGGTTGATCGCAATGTGATTGATACCGACGAATATTCGGCAACTGCAGAACCGGGCATCTATGCCATTGGTGACGTTGCCGGTCCGCCGATGCTCGCCCACAAGGCCGAGCACGAAGGTGTTATCTGCATTGAAAAGATTGCCGGTGTCAAAGGCGTTCATCCGCTTGATCCGCGCAAGATTCCGGGGTGCACCTATTGCCATCCGCAGGTCGCAAGTGTCGGCCTGACCGAAGCCAAGGCCAAAGAGGCCGGTTATGAAGTCAAGGTCGGCAAGTTCCCGTTCATTGGCAATGGCAAGGCGGTTGCCCTTGGCGAGGCCGAAGGTCTGGTCAAGACCGTGTTTGATGCCAAGACCGGCGAGTTGCTTGGCGCGCACATGGTCGGTGCGGAAGTGACCGAACTGATCCAGGGCTTTGTGGTTGCGATGGGTCTTGAAACGACCGAGGAAGATCTGATGCATACGGTCTTCCCGCATCCGACGCTTTCGGAAATGATGCATGAGTCGGTCCTTGACGCCTATGGCCGTGCGATCCACTTCTAG
- a CDS encoding CinA family protein, producing MMNDPDLLNAASALIARCKAKGEMIATAESCTGGLITGTLTGVDGSSSVVDCGFVTYSNEAKHSLIGVGNDLLAEHGAVSEQVARAMCEGALDRAPNATIAVSVTGIAGPGGGTDTKPVGLVHFGCAAKGRDTITTHTVFPGDRHMVRRATVLKAFALIEEMLDRLD from the coding sequence ATGATGAATGACCCTGATCTTCTAAATGCGGCAAGTGCCCTGATCGCGCGCTGCAAGGCAAAGGGCGAAATGATCGCCACGGCAGAATCCTGTACCGGTGGTCTGATCACCGGCACCCTGACCGGCGTTGATGGCAGCTCATCGGTGGTCGATTGCGGCTTTGTCACCTATTCGAACGAAGCCAAACACAGCCTGATCGGCGTTGGCAATGACTTGCTCGCCGAACATGGTGCTGTCTCGGAACAGGTTGCTCGCGCCATGTGCGAAGGGGCGCTTGATCGTGCGCCCAATGCCACCATCGCGGTTTCGGTTACCGGCATCGCCGGTCCGGGGGGTGGCACGGACACCAAACCGGTCGGGCTTGTTCATTTTGGCTGTGCGGCCAAGGGGCGCGATACCATCACGACCCACACGGTCTTTCCCGGCGATCGCCATATGGTGCGCAGGGCAACAGTCCTCAAGGCCTTTGCCCTGATCGAAGAAATGCTGGATCGCTTGGACTAG
- a CDS encoding pyruvate dehydrogenase complex dihydrolipoamide acetyltransferase, translating to MPVKVLMPALSPTMTEGTLAKWHVKEGDTVESGDVIAEIETDKATMEVEAVDEGKIGKILVSEGSENVAVNEVIALLLEEDEDESALEGADTSAASTSGGGESAPAKDDAKEEKAPAAAEKSASGDDKPAPAAPVSGGKRIKASPLARRIAANEGVELSDVSGSGPRGRIVKRDIEAALSSKPAEKSAASEDKKSADAPAAASAPAASGWNPDLTGLPEYEEIPNSGMRKTIARRLTESKQQVPHFYLTVDCELDNLLATRKQLNEKAGEGVKISVNDFVIRAVSLALKKVPAANSIWTDKATLQCKKQDISVAVAIEGGLITPVVRDAGSKGLAEISGEMKALAGKARDGKLKPEDYQGGTFSVSNLGMFGIKDFSAIINPPQGCILAVGAGEQRPVVKDGALAIATVMTCTLSVDHRAVDGAVGAEFMAEFKKLIEDPLSMLL from the coding sequence ATGCCTGTAAAAGTATTGATGCCGGCCTTGTCGCCGACCATGACCGAAGGCACCTTGGCGAAATGGCACGTCAAGGAAGGCGACACCGTTGAATCGGGTGACGTCATCGCCGAAATCGAAACCGACAAAGCCACGATGGAAGTCGAAGCCGTCGACGAAGGCAAGATCGGTAAAATCCTTGTTTCTGAAGGCAGCGAAAACGTTGCGGTAAACGAAGTTATCGCGTTGCTGCTTGAGGAAGACGAAGACGAAAGCGCGCTTGAGGGCGCGGACACGTCTGCGGCCAGCACGTCTGGTGGCGGTGAAAGTGCGCCGGCCAAGGACGACGCCAAAGAGGAAAAAGCACCAGCAGCAGCCGAAAAATCGGCTTCTGGTGACGATAAGCCGGCACCGGCCGCCCCGGTTTCCGGTGGCAAGCGCATCAAGGCAAGCCCGCTTGCGCGGCGAATTGCCGCCAACGAAGGTGTCGAGCTTTCCGATGTTTCCGGTTCGGGCCCGCGTGGTCGTATCGTGAAACGCGACATCGAAGCGGCTCTGTCGTCGAAACCGGCCGAAAAATCCGCCGCATCCGAAGACAAGAAATCTGCAGATGCACCGGCAGCAGCAAGTGCACCGGCCGCATCTGGCTGGAACCCGGATCTTACCGGTCTGCCGGAATACGAAGAAATTCCGAACAGCGGCATGCGCAAAACCATCGCGCGTCGCCTGACCGAATCCAAGCAGCAGGTTCCGCACTTCTACCTGACGGTGGATTGCGAACTCGACAATCTGTTGGCCACCCGCAAGCAGCTGAATGAAAAGGCGGGCGAGGGTGTCAAGATTTCGGTCAATGATTTCGTCATCCGTGCGGTTTCGCTGGCGCTGAAAAAGGTTCCGGCTGCGAACTCCATCTGGACCGACAAGGCGACCCTGCAGTGCAAGAAACAGGATATCTCGGTGGCGGTTGCCATCGAAGGTGGCCTGATCACGCCGGTTGTTCGTGATGCCGGTTCGAAAGGCCTTGCTGAAATCTCAGGCGAGATGAAGGCACTGGCTGGCAAGGCACGTGACGGCAAACTGAAGCCGGAAGATTATCAGGGCGGGACTTTCTCGGTCTCCAACCTTGGCATGTTCGGCATCAAGGACTTCTCGGCGATTATCAATCCGCCGCAGGGCTGCATCCTTGCAGTTGGTGCGGGTGAACAGCGCCCGGTCGTCAAGGACGGTGCACTGGCAATCGCCACTGTCATGACCTGCACCCTTTCTGTTGACCATCGCGCGGTCGATGGCGCAGTCGGTGCGGAATTCATGGCCGAATTCAAAAAGCTTATTGAAGATCCGCTGAGCATGTTGCTCTAG
- a CDS encoding phosphatidylglycerophosphatase A, whose product MAFSRFMITFAATWFYSGKSPKAPGTAGSFAALPFGWLIWAYGGNTALIIASIAVFAIGIWVAHLYSNMLGIHDAGEIVIDEVVGQWMCLLVVPLGAVWMDVAWLLIAFLAFRIFDVIKPWPIRWVDRRVGGGFGIMFDDVLAGVFAMIALVGVVYLTGDLTGS is encoded by the coding sequence ATGGCGTTTTCCCGATTTATGATCACCTTTGCCGCAACCTGGTTTTATAGCGGCAAAAGCCCGAAGGCACCCGGCACGGCCGGATCGTTCGCCGCCCTGCCCTTTGGCTGGCTGATCTGGGCCTATGGCGGGAACACGGCATTGATCATCGCCAGCATCGCCGTTTTTGCCATCGGTATCTGGGTCGCCCATCTTTACAGCAACATGCTGGGCATCCATGACGCCGGCGAGATCGTCATTGATGAAGTGGTCGGCCAATGGATGTGTCTGCTTGTCGTGCCGCTTGGCGCGGTCTGGATGGATGTTGCGTGGCTGTTGATTGCCTTCTTGGCATTCCGCATATTTGACGTCATCAAGCCTTGGCCGATACGCTGGGTTGACCGGCGCGTGGGCGGCGGGTTTGGCATCATGTTTGATGATGTCCTGGCCGGCGTTTTTGCCATGATTGCGCTTGTCGGCGTTGTTTACCTGACTGGCGACCTGACAGGCTCCTGA
- a CDS encoding lytic transglycosylase domain-containing protein codes for MAQASFRKISICALALGFSILIPGSYQVQAATNEDNVLQTQPPSPLYSAVSRARLNAFLDAVEDGKTDIFEQLLTNFDDPLLQKAAEWMLLTAPNSGHSFEEITAFIDAHPKWPNQALLRQRAEEAMTDAVPDDEILAWFKRSAPVTADGATRQIKALLGAGQESAAIALVRHSWINENFGSGQERRFLDRYGQYIDQETHQQRLDRLLWEGRLTTAARMMKYVSDDYRRLAEARAALRAMSGGVDGAINRVPEKYRDDPGLIYERVRWRRKKDRDQDARDLLLSQANDLAYISIRPQYWWLEKAILARRALQKGHITDAYRLVANHGQVDPGDIAEAEWYAGWIALEFLGDADIALTHFQNLYDVVQYPISLSRGSYWAGRANEALGDQKRAKEWYAIAAEHAHTFYGQLAIDKLGSKPSYSVEQPVPTAEQRAEFEAQELTQVVRKLGAMGLGNIIRPFIMALVYEHDEPEYLAMATDLAREYGRTDLGILAAKRSIRTGSGYLDAAYPIHEQVPLGRAPDPALVHAIMRQESLFNPQAVSSAGARGLMQLMPATAKRMAQSLKLDYDTDRLIEDPSFNIAVGRAYLSRLLDRWDGQEVLTIASYNAGPTRVRQWINEYGDPRDPDVDLVDWIEMIPYSETRNYVQRVMEGTYVYRRRFARDEIAMGQSDAAQDTE; via the coding sequence ATGGCGCAAGCGTCTTTCCGCAAGATTTCGATCTGCGCATTGGCACTGGGCTTTTCGATCTTGATACCAGGCAGTTATCAGGTGCAGGCCGCAACGAATGAAGACAACGTTCTTCAGACGCAGCCGCCCTCGCCGCTGTATTCTGCTGTCAGCCGGGCGCGCCTAAACGCCTTTCTGGACGCGGTTGAAGATGGCAAGACCGACATTTTCGAACAACTCCTGACCAATTTTGACGATCCCCTGCTGCAAAAGGCTGCGGAATGGATGCTGCTGACTGCCCCCAATTCCGGGCACAGCTTCGAAGAAATCACCGCCTTCATCGATGCCCATCCGAAATGGCCCAATCAGGCGCTGCTGCGACAGCGCGCCGAAGAAGCCATGACCGATGCCGTGCCCGATGACGAAATCCTGGCCTGGTTCAAACGATCCGCGCCGGTGACCGCTGATGGCGCAACCCGCCAGATCAAGGCGTTGCTGGGTGCCGGACAAGAATCGGCGGCCATCGCACTGGTCCGCCACAGCTGGATTAACGAGAATTTCGGCAGCGGCCAGGAACGCCGCTTCCTTGATCGCTACGGCCAATACATTGATCAGGAAACCCATCAGCAGCGCCTTGATCGCCTGTTATGGGAAGGCCGTCTGACGACTGCCGCGCGCATGATGAAATATGTCAGCGACGATTACCGCCGCCTGGCCGAGGCCCGCGCTGCCCTTCGCGCCATGAGTGGCGGTGTTGACGGTGCGATCAATCGCGTTCCGGAAAAATACCGCGATGATCCCGGCCTGATTTACGAACGTGTGCGCTGGCGCCGCAAGAAGGACCGCGATCAGGATGCGCGTGATCTTCTGCTCTCGCAGGCCAATGATCTCGCCTATATCTCGATCCGGCCGCAATACTGGTGGCTGGAAAAGGCCATTCTGGCCCGCCGCGCCCTGCAAAAGGGCCATATCACCGATGCCTATCGGCTGGTCGCCAACCATGGGCAGGTTGATCCCGGCGATATCGCCGAAGCCGAATGGTATGCCGGCTGGATCGCGCTTGAATTTTTGGGCGATGCCGACATCGCGCTGACTCATTTCCAGAACCTTTATGATGTCGTTCAATACCCGATCAGCCTGTCGCGCGGCTCTTACTGGGCCGGACGCGCCAACGAGGCACTTGGCGATCAGAAACGCGCCAAGGAATGGTACGCAATCGCGGCCGAACATGCCCATACCTTCTATGGGCAGCTCGCCATCGACAAACTGGGCAGCAAGCCATCCTATTCGGTTGAACAACCGGTCCCGACCGCCGAACAACGCGCCGAATTCGAAGCACAGGAACTGACCCAGGTTGTTCGCAAGCTTGGCGCGATGGGCCTTGGCAATATCATCCGTCCTTTCATCATGGCCTTGGTTTACGAACATGATGAACCGGAATACCTCGCCATGGCGACCGATCTGGCGCGCGAATATGGTCGCACCGATCTGGGCATTCTGGCTGCCAAACGCAGCATCCGCACTGGCAGTGGCTATCTTGATGCCGCCTACCCGATCCATGAACAGGTTCCGCTGGGCCGTGCCCCGGATCCGGCGCTGGTCCATGCCATCATGCGTCAGGAAAGCCTGTTTAACCCGCAGGCGGTTTCGTCTGCTGGCGCACGCGGATTGATGCAGTTGATGCCGGCCACGGCAAAGCGCATGGCGCAGTCGCTCAAGCTTGATTACGACACCGATCGCCTGATCGAGGACCCGTCCTTCAACATCGCCGTTGGCCGTGCGTATCTAAGCCGCCTTCTTGATCGTTGGGATGGTCAGGAAGTCCTGACGATTGCCAGCTACAATGCCGGGCCGACCCGTGTGCGCCAATGGATCAACGAATATGGCGATCCGCGTGACCCGGATGTCGATCTGGTCGACTGGATCGAAATGATCCCCTACAGCGAAACCCGAAATTACGTTCAGCGTGTGATGGAAGGAACTTATGTCTATCGCCGGCGTTTTGCCCGGGACGAGATAGCAATGGGCCAAAGCGACGCAGCACAGGATACCGAATAA